From a single Methanofollis sp. W23 genomic region:
- a CDS encoding glycine betaine ABC transporter substrate-binding protein: MKRPMTAGAVLIVAALCIAGCTEIPGMGGETVVVGAKTFNEQYILAEMVALLLEDAGYTTEMKANLNDLSLFEGIKKDQVDVYVEYTGTAYSQLLKLPPMETWEPEVVYADVVKGLEAENITVLSRLGFRDDYTIAVPEAWAEEQGVTTVSDLAPHAGEMVLVTDYVFAEREDGLPQVAKVYNFTFKEAKPMSPTLMYDVIKSGEADAITPYTTDTRVDLYDLRVLEDDLAAFPPYHAVLLANEKIAGDEKAVEALSVLSDQIDADTMRRLNHEFDVEKREARAIARDYLVAEGLIQG, encoded by the coding sequence ATGAAAAGACCGATGACCGCAGGTGCGGTCCTCATAGTCGCCGCCCTCTGCATCGCCGGGTGCACTGAGATCCCGGGGATGGGCGGCGAGACAGTAGTGGTCGGGGCCAAGACCTTCAATGAACAGTATATCCTGGCCGAGATGGTTGCCCTCCTCCTGGAGGACGCCGGCTACACGACCGAGATGAAGGCAAACCTCAACGACCTCTCCCTTTTTGAAGGGATCAAGAAAGACCAGGTGGACGTCTATGTCGAATATACCGGGACGGCCTACTCGCAACTTCTCAAACTCCCGCCCATGGAGACCTGGGAGCCCGAGGTCGTCTACGCCGACGTGGTGAAGGGCCTGGAGGCCGAGAACATCACCGTCCTCTCGCGCCTCGGGTTCAGGGACGACTACACCATCGCCGTCCCCGAAGCCTGGGCCGAGGAGCAGGGCGTGACCACGGTCTCGGACCTCGCGCCCCATGCCGGCGAGATGGTGCTGGTCACCGACTACGTCTTTGCCGAGCGAGAAGACGGCCTGCCGCAGGTGGCAAAGGTCTACAACTTCACCTTCAAGGAGGCGAAACCGATGTCGCCGACCCTGATGTACGACGTGATCAAGAGCGGCGAGGCCGACGCGATCACCCCGTATACCACCGACACCAGGGTGGACCTCTACGATCTGCGGGTCCTGGAGGACGACCTGGCGGCTTTCCCGCCCTATCATGCGGTCCTGCTCGCAAACGAGAAGATCGCCGGTGACGAGAAAGCGGTCGAAGCGCTCAGCGTGCTCTCAGACCAGATCGATGCCGACACCATGCGGAGGCTCAACCATGAGTTCGATGTCGAGAAGAGGGAGGCGCGTGCGATCGCCCGCGACTATCTTGTTGCGGAGGGGCTGATCCAGGGTTAA
- a CDS encoding class I SAM-dependent methyltransferase yields MDYYDLISISTRNMAIMNPTTPEKLRRAGEMAGLAAGEEVIEFGCGYGTVLTTLARGFGIQGRGIDLREDACRRAAEQIAAEGYADRLAVTCADVLDETPDCAYDLAACIGSTHIWGGLAPALEAMAAWLKPDGQVIVGERCWQHAAVPPDFARAWPGVLTEYEIFGCARDAGYEVRGVLHATADDWDTYESGNWGGLLTWLHEHPDDEEADEVREYLHQIQDEFAGYGREYMGFGLYVLVPV; encoded by the coding sequence ATGGACTACTACGACCTCATCTCCATCTCCACCCGCAACATGGCCATCATGAACCCGACGACGCCTGAGAAACTCAGGCGTGCCGGGGAGATGGCAGGGCTCGCGGCGGGCGAGGAGGTGATCGAGTTCGGGTGCGGCTACGGCACGGTGCTCACCACCCTGGCCAGGGGCTTTGGGATCCAGGGACGGGGGATCGACCTGCGGGAGGACGCCTGCCGGCGGGCGGCCGAGCAGATCGCGGCGGAGGGGTACGCCGACCGCCTCGCCGTCACCTGCGCCGACGTCCTCGACGAGACCCCAGACTGCGCCTACGACCTCGCCGCCTGCATTGGCTCCACCCATATCTGGGGCGGGCTCGCCCCTGCCCTCGAAGCGATGGCGGCCTGGCTCAAACCAGATGGCCAGGTGATCGTCGGCGAACGCTGCTGGCAGCACGCCGCCGTCCCGCCCGACTTCGCCAGGGCCTGGCCTGGCGTCCTCACCGAGTACGAAATCTTCGGGTGCGCAAGGGATGCCGGCTACGAGGTGCGGGGCGTCCTCCATGCCACCGCCGACGACTGGGACACCTACGAGTCAGGGAACTGGGGCGGGCTTCTGACATGGCTGCATGAACACCCCGACGACGAGGAGGCCGACGAGGTGCGCGAGTACCTCCACCAGATCCAGGACGAATTCGCAGGCTACGGGCGTGAATATATGGGATTCGGACTCTACGTCCTCGTCCCGGTATGA
- a CDS encoding ABC transporter permease, translating to MTDGGMLELWQDYHLTARTVEHLAMFSVALLLSMIIGFAVGVFLSRRRRFAGVSFAALNTLETFPDLALLVVLIPLLGIGAVPTIAACVLYSVLPIARNTYTGLTSVSAGHVNAAESIGLTEGEVLVHIRVPLALPMLAGGVRIAVVFTMGIVTLGGLVGAGGLGVPLQTGIFNNMPDLILLSGAWVGLLAVLFDGVAAVVERRLTRRYGQW from the coding sequence ATGACCGACGGCGGGATGCTCGAACTCTGGCAGGACTACCACCTCACGGCAAGGACCGTCGAGCACCTGGCGATGTTCTCGGTCGCCCTCCTCCTCTCGATGATCATCGGGTTTGCCGTCGGCGTCTTCCTCTCCAGGCGGCGGCGCTTTGCCGGGGTCTCCTTCGCCGCCCTCAACACCCTGGAGACCTTCCCCGACCTCGCCCTCCTCGTCGTCCTCATCCCGCTCCTCGGGATCGGGGCGGTCCCGACCATCGCCGCCTGCGTCCTCTACTCGGTCCTGCCCATCGCCCGCAACACCTACACCGGACTGACAAGCGTGAGCGCCGGGCACGTCAACGCCGCCGAGAGCATCGGGCTCACCGAAGGCGAGGTGCTCGTCCATATCCGCGTCCCCCTCGCCCTCCCCATGCTCGCCGGCGGGGTGCGGATCGCCGTCGTCTTCACGATGGGGATCGTCACCCTCGGCGGCCTGGTCGGCGCCGGAGGACTCGGCGTCCCGCTCCAGACCGGGATCTTCAACAACATGCCAGACCTGATACTCCTCTCCGGGGCCTGGGTCGGCCTCCTCGCCGTCCTCTTCGACGGGGTTGCCGCCGTGGTCGAACGTCGCCTGACCAGGAGGTACGGGCAATGGTAG
- a CDS encoding ATP-binding cassette domain-containing protein translates to MTRLFERIDAVDLAGITKRYGERSAVEALDLGIEGGELLVLIGASGSGKTTTLRMINRLVEPDEGTVRINGVDTRDLDVVALRRSIGYVIQEVGLFPHMSVGENIGLLPTLEAWEKERVRARVDDLLDLVDLPPETYAARSPRELSGGQQQRVGLARAIATDPPLVLMDEPFGALDPILRRQLQDEFEEIKAALGRTIVFVTHDIDEAFKLGDRVGVMHDARLVQVGRPEELILDPASEVVARMVDADRKFRHLESLRVQDLMLPLLRSYLVPAETAVDRGFEAMMEGDVGVAVVTEGERVVGTVRRREAYTRRKGGATMAAIAVPPLVFAPADPLPAALADLKKAGASFALVTDDDGHPLGLLLADEVLMRLV, encoded by the coding sequence ATGACGCGCCTCTTCGAGCGGATCGACGCCGTCGACCTCGCCGGGATCACCAAACGCTACGGCGAGCGCTCGGCCGTCGAAGCCCTCGACCTCGGGATCGAGGGCGGCGAACTCCTGGTCCTCATCGGGGCGAGCGGCTCGGGCAAGACCACGACCCTGCGGATGATCAACCGTCTTGTCGAACCAGACGAAGGGACGGTCAGGATCAACGGCGTCGACACAAGAGATCTCGACGTGGTCGCCCTCAGGCGGAGCATCGGGTATGTGATCCAGGAGGTCGGGCTCTTCCCGCACATGAGCGTCGGGGAGAATATCGGCCTTCTCCCCACGCTCGAGGCATGGGAGAAGGAACGTGTGCGGGCGCGGGTCGACGACCTCCTCGACCTCGTCGACCTCCCGCCCGAGACCTATGCCGCCCGCTCCCCCAGGGAACTCTCAGGCGGGCAGCAGCAACGTGTCGGCCTTGCCCGCGCCATCGCCACCGACCCGCCGCTCGTGCTGATGGACGAGCCCTTCGGCGCCCTGGACCCGATCCTCCGCCGGCAACTTCAGGACGAGTTCGAGGAGATCAAGGCGGCGCTCGGCCGGACCATCGTCTTCGTCACCCACGACATCGACGAGGCCTTCAAACTCGGCGACAGGGTGGGGGTGATGCACGACGCCCGCCTCGTCCAGGTCGGGCGGCCCGAAGAACTCATCCTGGACCCGGCCTCAGAGGTCGTCGCCAGGATGGTCGACGCCGACCGCAAGTTCAGGCACCTGGAGAGCCTCCGGGTGCAGGACCTGATGCTCCCGCTCCTCAGGTCCTACCTGGTGCCAGCCGAGACGGCGGTCGACAGGGGGTTCGAGGCGATGATGGAAGGCGACGTCGGCGTCGCGGTCGTCACCGAGGGGGAACGGGTGGTCGGGACGGTGCGGCGCCGGGAGGCCTACACCCGTCGCAAGGGCGGGGCGACGATGGCGGCGATCGCCGTCCCGCCCCTCGTCTTCGCCCCTGCCGACCCGCTCCCTGCCGCCCTCGCCGACCTGAAAAAGGCGGGGGCCTCCTTCGCCCTGGTGACCGACGACGACGGCCACCCGCTCGGCCTCCTCCTCGCCGACGAGGTGCTGATGAGGCTGGTATGA
- a CDS encoding pyridoxamine 5'-phosphate oxidase family protein, with protein sequence MEIVKIPKMKKEEYDALITDGYVARIAFQGNKYPYIAPFLYVFDGTFLYFLSTKYGRKNDLFKKSPYVSVEIEKYAEDLSCYTFVTMQGYLVQEEDSIQKKVVRKMFVDMIEDRALSPNILAALGHKPGEPIDAIASEGRSNIWKLTGVVDIVALKNF encoded by the coding sequence ATGGAAATCGTAAAGATCCCGAAGATGAAAAAAGAGGAGTACGACGCCCTCATCACCGACGGGTATGTGGCCCGCATCGCCTTCCAGGGCAATAAGTATCCGTACATCGCCCCGTTCCTGTATGTCTTTGACGGGACGTTTCTGTACTTCCTCTCCACGAAGTACGGGCGGAAAAATGATCTCTTCAAGAAGAGTCCCTATGTCTCGGTGGAGATCGAGAAGTATGCCGAGGACCTCTCCTGCTACACCTTCGTGACGATGCAGGGCTACCTGGTCCAGGAGGAGGACTCGATCCAGAAGAAGGTCGTGCGCAAGATGTTTGTGGACATGATCGAGGATCGGGCCCTCTCCCCGAACATCCTTGCGGCCCTCGGGCACAAACCTGGCGAACCGATCGATGCGATCGCCTCTGAAGGGCGTTCGAACATCTGGAAGTTGACCGGCGTCGTCGATATTGTGGCGTTGAAGAATTTCTGA
- a CDS encoding PQQ-binding-like beta-propeller repeat protein has product MRSFLHIALCLALLIVPWGVVAADEQPEPLWDVAIGSKVLSTAVSPNGAYVAVGTGSNGAMRLFDGEGAQVWEVPTGSPVFQVSISEDGRYVAGASDKVRVVDQNGKVATQIEDNGFFAYSTAISPDGKHVAAGFDNHVFGVYSANGFAEWMGTLGDDAASLALSRDGRYLVAGSKDDNVSYFADHGTLVWSYETGETVGNVALSPDGGYVAAGSMDRTVYFFDRDGTLLWKYTADDRIFGVAVAEDGERVAVASGHTVTLLDQNGEELWGYDAGTTVFCLSMTPDAGMIVYGTGGSGNRLVVLEGEKVGDTGEAQDPMPTPVFSYTRGEENGIEYLADSFALKEDPAPEIAGTSDGAAVTEISRRTADADSAVMVRMTVDASWVAAHGGTGQVKIATCLPDEDGILTTDAEVIPTRFIGYDPENRLIFEGKSPYPLTAYGVVAVTGDTAPMGAFPAIPSLPDPPEA; this is encoded by the coding sequence ATGCGATCATTTCTGCACATCGCCCTCTGTCTCGCACTCCTGATCGTCCCCTGGGGGGTCGTCGCCGCCGACGAACAGCCTGAACCACTCTGGGACGTTGCAATAGGGAGCAAAGTTCTTTCGACCGCAGTTTCACCCAACGGTGCCTATGTCGCTGTCGGGACCGGTTCCAACGGGGCGATGCGCCTCTTCGACGGCGAAGGCGCCCAGGTCTGGGAAGTGCCGACCGGGTCGCCGGTCTTCCAGGTCTCCATCAGCGAAGACGGGAGGTACGTCGCCGGGGCCTCAGACAAGGTCAGGGTCGTCGACCAGAACGGCAAGGTGGCGACACAGATCGAGGACAACGGCTTTTTCGCCTACAGCACAGCCATCTCCCCTGACGGTAAACATGTCGCCGCAGGTTTCGACAACCACGTCTTCGGGGTCTACTCGGCCAACGGGTTTGCCGAGTGGATGGGCACCCTTGGCGATGACGCCGCAAGTCTCGCCCTCTCAAGGGACGGTCGATACCTTGTCGCGGGGAGCAAGGACGACAATGTCTCCTACTTCGCCGACCATGGCACCCTCGTCTGGAGTTACGAGACCGGCGAAACCGTCGGCAACGTCGCCCTCTCCCCTGACGGCGGCTACGTCGCCGCAGGTTCGATGGACCGCACCGTCTACTTCTTCGACCGTGACGGCACCCTCCTCTGGAAATATACTGCCGACGACCGCATCTTCGGGGTGGCGGTCGCAGAAGACGGAGAGCGGGTCGCCGTGGCATCCGGGCACACCGTCACTCTTCTGGACCAGAATGGAGAGGAACTATGGGGCTATGACGCCGGGACCACGGTCTTCTGTCTCTCGATGACGCCCGACGCCGGCATGATCGTCTATGGCACCGGCGGGAGCGGCAACCGCCTCGTGGTGCTCGAAGGAGAGAAGGTCGGAGATACCGGCGAGGCCCAGGACCCGATGCCCACGCCTGTCTTCTCATACACCAGAGGGGAGGAGAACGGGATCGAGTATCTTGCCGACTCCTTTGCCCTCAAAGAAGATCCCGCTCCCGAGATCGCCGGCACCTCTGACGGCGCCGCGGTCACCGAGATCTCACGCCGCACCGCCGACGCCGACTCGGCGGTCATGGTCAGGATGACCGTCGACGCCTCCTGGGTCGCCGCTCACGGCGGCACCGGTCAGGTAAAGATCGCCACCTGTCTCCCTGACGAGGACGGGATCCTGACGACGGACGCCGAGGTCATCCCCACCAGGTTTATCGGCTACGACCCAGAAAACCGCCTCATCTTCGAGGGGAAGTCGCCGTACCCCCTCACCGCCTACGGGGTCGTCGCAGTGACCGGGGACACCGCTCCGATGGGGGCCTTCCCGGCCATCCCCTCCCTCCCTGACCCTCCTGAGGCCTAA
- a CDS encoding deoxyribodipyrimidine photo-lyase translates to MIRRLNRHAFGNGRHVLYWMQASQRPEWNPALEYAITQANALKKSLVVVFCLDPRGEGRQARHLRFMLEGLSETRERLAARGIGFVLRPGPPAEGVAALGEESALVVADRGYLRGQVEDRALLADRLAVSLVEVEGDVVVPVETASRKEEWSAATFRRRVARHLDPFPAPPVHHEVRVRSADDETYDSLRLDRLETLLRTLGAEEDAGPGYFTGGLAAARQLLDQFVRERLEHYATERNDPNADVLSCMSPYLHFGQISPLEIAPRVRAVGDTNAAAYLEELIVRRELSMNFVHYNPAYASLQCLPAWAATTLEEHAGDPREYDYALADLEAAATHDPYWNAAQRELLATGKMHGYMRMYWGKKVIEWSSTPEDAYHALLVLNNRYELDGRDPNSYAGVAWCFGKHDRAWKERPIFGKVRYMNARGLRRKFDADRYAKRFGE, encoded by the coding sequence ATGATCCGTCGACTCAACCGGCACGCCTTCGGCAACGGTCGGCACGTGCTCTACTGGATGCAGGCCTCCCAGCGGCCCGAGTGGAACCCGGCCCTCGAGTACGCGATCACGCAGGCGAACGCCCTCAAAAAATCCCTGGTCGTGGTATTCTGTCTGGACCCGCGAGGCGAGGGGCGGCAGGCCCGCCACCTCAGGTTCATGCTCGAAGGGCTTTCTGAGACCAGGGAACGCCTGGCCGCACGCGGGATCGGTTTTGTGCTCAGGCCCGGACCGCCGGCAGAGGGGGTGGCCGCCCTCGGGGAGGAATCGGCGCTGGTAGTCGCCGACCGCGGATATCTCCGCGGCCAGGTGGAGGACCGCGCCCTCCTTGCCGATCGACTGGCGGTGTCGCTCGTCGAGGTGGAGGGCGACGTCGTCGTCCCGGTGGAGACAGCTTCGAGAAAAGAGGAATGGTCGGCGGCGACCTTCAGGCGCCGGGTCGCCAGGCACCTCGACCCCTTCCCCGCCCCTCCTGTTCACCACGAGGTGCGGGTGCGCTCGGCAGACGACGAGACCTACGACTCTCTCAGGCTCGACCGCCTCGAAACCCTCCTCAGGACACTCGGGGCCGAAGAGGACGCCGGGCCGGGATACTTTACTGGCGGCCTCGCCGCGGCCCGCCAACTCCTCGACCAGTTTGTCAGGGAAAGACTCGAGCACTACGCGACCGAACGCAATGACCCAAACGCCGACGTCCTCTCCTGCATGAGCCCGTACCTCCACTTCGGGCAGATCTCGCCGCTTGAGATCGCCCCCCGTGTCCGTGCGGTCGGCGACACGAACGCTGCCGCATATCTCGAAGAACTGATCGTCCGCCGCGAACTCTCGATGAACTTCGTCCACTACAACCCCGCGTACGCCTCGCTCCAGTGCCTCCCGGCATGGGCGGCGACGACCCTTGAGGAGCACGCCGGCGACCCGCGGGAGTACGACTATGCCCTCGCCGACCTCGAAGCGGCGGCGACCCATGACCCCTACTGGAATGCCGCCCAGCGCGAACTCCTCGCCACCGGGAAGATGCACGGCTACATGCGGATGTACTGGGGCAAAAAAGTCATCGAATGGTCTTCCACTCCTGAAGATGCCTATCACGCCCTCCTCGTCCTGAACAACCGCTACGAACTCGACGGGCGCGACCCGAACAGTTATGCCGGGGTGGCCTGGTGCTTCGGGAAGCACGACCGGGCCTGGAAGGAGCGCCCCATCTTCGGGAAGGTGCGCTACATGAATGCAAGAGGGCTCAGACGAAAGTTCGACGCCGACCGCTACGCGAAGCGTTTCGGCGAATAA
- a CDS encoding ABC transporter permease: MVALATVLAASLQHVALAYSALLVAVALSVPLAVLSLSSRTLASVVMTGANLAQAVPSLAIVAFVVPLLGIGFYPALIVLVLRALLPVVKNTWIGLSNVDPGIIDAAVGIGLTNREITWRIRFPLAYPAFFAGVRFAAILTNSVAVLTALIGSGGLGNLIFEGIAGTNTQTLLAGALPAILIAVLVDAGLAALERRVVYEGA, translated from the coding sequence ATGGTAGCCCTCGCCACCGTCCTTGCCGCCTCGCTCCAGCACGTCGCCCTCGCCTACTCCGCCCTCCTCGTCGCCGTCGCCCTCTCGGTCCCGCTCGCCGTCCTCTCCCTCTCCTCCCGCACCCTCGCCTCGGTGGTGATGACCGGCGCCAACCTGGCGCAGGCGGTGCCGAGCCTGGCCATCGTCGCCTTCGTCGTCCCGCTCCTCGGGATCGGGTTCTATCCGGCACTCATCGTCCTGGTGCTGCGGGCCCTCCTCCCGGTCGTCAAGAACACCTGGATCGGGCTCTCGAACGTCGACCCGGGCATCATCGACGCCGCCGTCGGGATCGGGCTCACGAACCGCGAGATCACCTGGCGGATCAGGTTCCCGCTCGCCTACCCGGCCTTCTTCGCGGGCGTCCGCTTCGCCGCGATCCTCACCAACAGCGTCGCGGTGCTCACCGCCCTCATCGGGAGCGGCGGGCTCGGCAACCTCATCTTCGAGGGGATCGCCGGCACCAACACCCAGACCCTTCTTGCCGGCGCCCTCCCGGCGATCCTCATCGCCGTCCTCGTCGACGCCGGACTGGCGGCGCTGGAGAGGAGGGTGGTGTACGAGGGGGCGTGA
- a CDS encoding A/G-specific adenine glycosylase, which yields MSGNETTSTDEHARLIRAFEEALREEGPGVEACARFRVVICHYFRYHARQMPWRETDDPYRIFVSEVMLQQTQVERVRKKYPEFIERFPDFAALAAAEPREVLEAWQGLGYNRRALALRQAAQTIIQDFGGTVPDDPAVLQTLPGIGKATASSIAAFVHNRPTVFIETNVRRVFIHFFFKGRGEVQDTEVLPLVAMTLDQAHPREFYWAVMDYGTMLKKRYPNPNRRSASYRRQAPFEGSDRQVRGRMLKALLDDEGGRLTIERLIMKGGVDEKRGRAILKKLLAEGFVAEEEGEYRIP from the coding sequence GTGTCTGGCAACGAGACGACCTCTACCGACGAGCACGCCCGATTGATCCGGGCGTTTGAAGAGGCCCTGCGAGAGGAGGGGCCCGGCGTTGAGGCATGCGCACGGTTCAGAGTGGTGATATGCCATTATTTCCGCTATCATGCCAGGCAGATGCCCTGGCGGGAGACCGACGATCCCTACCGCATCTTTGTCTCAGAAGTGATGCTCCAGCAGACGCAGGTGGAGCGGGTGCGCAAAAAATATCCCGAATTTATCGAACGTTTCCCGGACTTCGCCGCCCTTGCCGCCGCCGAACCGCGGGAGGTGCTGGAGGCATGGCAGGGACTTGGCTACAACAGGCGGGCGCTCGCCCTCAGGCAGGCGGCGCAGACGATCATCCAGGACTTCGGCGGGACCGTCCCGGACGACCCTGCGGTCCTCCAGACCCTGCCAGGCATCGGGAAGGCGACCGCCTCTTCCATCGCCGCCTTCGTCCACAACCGCCCGACAGTCTTTATCGAGACCAATGTCCGCCGGGTCTTCATCCACTTCTTCTTCAAGGGCCGTGGAGAGGTGCAGGACACCGAGGTCCTCCCTCTCGTCGCGATGACCCTGGACCAGGCGCACCCGCGTGAGTTCTACTGGGCGGTGATGGACTATGGCACCATGCTCAAGAAACGCTACCCCAACCCGAACCGCCGGAGTGCGTCGTACCGCCGGCAGGCGCCCTTCGAGGGGTCTGACCGCCAGGTGCGCGGGCGGATGCTGAAGGCCCTCCTTGATGATGAAGGGGGGAGGCTCACGATAGAGCGCCTGATCATGAAAGGAGGGGTCGACGAGAAGAGAGGGAGAGCGATCCTCAAAAAACTCCTGGCCGAAGGGTTTGTGGCCGAAGAGGAGGGGGAGTACCGGATCCCTTAG
- a CDS encoding DUF427 domain-containing protein, producing the protein MPKAKWRGKVLAESDEVMLVEGNVYFPRESVRFEYLKESPTKTTCTWKGEARYYSVVAGGEENRDAAWYYPDPKPAAEQIRGYVSFWKGVKVRD; encoded by the coding sequence GTGCCGAAGGCCAAGTGGAGAGGAAAAGTGCTCGCAGAGAGCGACGAGGTCATGCTGGTCGAGGGCAATGTCTATTTTCCACGCGAGTCGGTCCGTTTCGAGTACCTGAAGGAGTCGCCGACGAAGACGACCTGCACCTGGAAGGGGGAGGCCCGTTATTACTCGGTCGTGGCCGGCGGCGAGGAGAACCGGGATGCTGCGTGGTATTATCCTGATCCGAAACCTGCGGCCGAACAGATCCGTGGGTATGTCTCGTTCTGGAAGGGGGTGAAGGTACGTGACTGA
- a CDS encoding ferritin family protein — protein MPEFANPFAGNAHDRKLTDTELIRAIRFMIAAEYEAVQVYQQLAESVEHELAREVLMDIAEEEIVHAGEFLRLLKELYPEEEALYREGAEEVEEMIEALKK, from the coding sequence ATGCCTGAGTTTGCCAACCCCTTTGCCGGGAATGCACATGACAGAAAGCTGACCGACACAGAACTTATCAGGGCGATCAGGTTCATGATCGCCGCTGAATACGAGGCTGTGCAGGTCTACCAGCAGCTCGCCGAGTCGGTCGAACACGAACTGGCCAGGGAGGTTCTCATGGACATCGCCGAGGAGGAGATCGTGCATGCCGGTGAGTTCCTCCGTCTGCTCAAGGAACTCTACCCTGAAGAGGAGGCCCTTTATCGGGAGGGCGCCGAAGAGGTCGAAGAAATGATTGAGGCGTTGAAGAAGTAA
- a CDS encoding ACT domain-containing protein yields the protein METREEKFSFIARMPDRPGALQQAAAIVTEHGGNINRIQYSRRIDPRTVFFEVTAPNEAHATIRQRLAAIGYLQTALPGPGILRFHVHLPHTPGALAAFLDLTTEAGANIALIDFDDAGPHPDRVTVSVSLEERGQAEALLDALKSRYPLEILEYDTTGSSLDETVFYLCFAQQVREIIGPAGDGFLLRLLHDINHVVQELTARGEDPRAVFASVLQTGESLRRTCGEGFYADVQQVAITPEMDLFCFQLPGGGNVYLLHTAEESMMIDTGYGIYYPDIIRMLTHYGLGNGTRLKRILLTHADADHCGATGFYEAPAMMHPTSAAIIETSNRAFASPVEGSVLEMVYTTIINLFSRFNPPENYTLFDGPTGEVRGIFPVIHRVTFGGLEFEVLEGFGGHVQGLIYVFCPRCGLLFTSDTVINFGSLTEERKTYSSLADFLVTSVNVDSATARRERRALMEIAARTDQALAEKGRRCYVCGGHGAVSVLDADGRLEAVGEVEHYTHQG from the coding sequence ATGGAGACCAGGGAAGAGAAGTTCTCCTTCATTGCCCGCATGCCCGACCGTCCCGGCGCCCTCCAGCAGGCGGCCGCGATCGTCACCGAGCATGGCGGGAACATCAACCGGATCCAGTACAGCCGGCGCATCGACCCGAGGACCGTCTTCTTCGAGGTGACCGCACCGAACGAGGCCCACGCCACGATCAGGCAGAGGCTCGCCGCCATCGGCTACCTCCAGACCGCCCTCCCGGGCCCGGGCATCCTCCGTTTCCACGTCCACCTCCCCCACACCCCGGGCGCCCTCGCCGCCTTCCTCGACCTGACGACAGAGGCCGGGGCCAACATCGCCCTCATCGACTTCGACGACGCCGGCCCCCACCCGGACCGCGTCACCGTGAGCGTCAGCCTGGAGGAGCGTGGGCAGGCCGAGGCCCTCCTCGACGCCCTCAAGTCACGCTACCCCCTTGAGATCCTGGAGTACGACACCACAGGCAGTTCTCTCGACGAGACCGTCTTCTACCTCTGCTTCGCCCAGCAGGTCAGGGAGATCATCGGCCCGGCCGGCGACGGCTTCCTCCTCCGCCTCCTCCACGACATCAACCATGTCGTCCAGGAACTCACCGCACGGGGCGAAGACCCGCGGGCCGTCTTCGCAAGCGTCCTCCAGACCGGCGAGAGCCTGCGGCGGACCTGCGGCGAGGGGTTCTACGCCGACGTCCAGCAGGTGGCAATCACGCCTGAGATGGACCTCTTCTGCTTCCAGCTTCCCGGCGGCGGGAACGTCTACCTCCTCCACACCGCTGAGGAGAGCATGATGATCGACACCGGGTATGGGATCTATTATCCCGACATCATCAGGATGCTCACCCACTACGGCCTGGGCAATGGCACCAGGCTCAAGAGGATCCTGCTCACCCATGCCGACGCCGACCACTGCGGCGCCACCGGGTTCTACGAGGCCCCGGCCATGATGCACCCCACCTCCGCGGCGATCATCGAGACCTCGAACCGCGCCTTCGCCTCCCCGGTCGAGGGCTCGGTCCTGGAGATGGTCTACACCACCATCATCAACCTCTTCTCGCGGTTCAACCCGCCGGAGAACTACACCCTCTTCGACGGCCCGACCGGCGAAGTCCGCGGGATCTTCCCGGTCATCCACCGCGTCACCTTCGGCGGGCTTGAGTTCGAGGTGCTGGAAGGGTTCGGCGGCCATGTGCAGGGGCTGATCTACGTCTTCTGCCCGAGGTGCGGCCTCCTCTTCACCAGCGACACCGTCATCAACTTCGGCAGCCTCACCGAGGAGCGCAAAACCTACAGTTCGCTCGCCGACTTCCTGGTCACCTCGGTAAACGTCGACTCGGCCACGGCCAGGCGCGAGCGCCGCGCCCTCATGGAGATCGCGGCCAGGACCGACCAGGCCCTTGCAGAGAAGGGGCGGCGCTGCTACGTCTGCGGCGGGCACGGGGCGGTCTCGGTCCTCGACGCCGATGGGAGGCTGGAGGCCGTCGGCGAGGTGGAGCACTACACCCACCAGGGATGA